Proteins from a genomic interval of Medicago truncatula cultivar Jemalong A17 chromosome 3, MtrunA17r5.0-ANR, whole genome shotgun sequence:
- the LOC11428648 gene encoding DNA topoisomerase 3-alpha isoform X3: MGGRAITVLNVAEKPSVAKSVASILSRNQGLRVRDGRSRYNRIFEFNYTIRGQPCQMLFTSVLGHLMELDFDDRYRKWHSCDPADLFQAPVHKFVPEDKKDIKRTLEEEARRCQWLILWLDCDREGENIAFEVINVCTAANPNLTIKRARFSALIDREIHQAVQNLVEPNKWFADAVDARQEIDLRIGATFTRFQTMLMKDAFVIDTVTDGRNTVLSYGPCQFPTLGFVVERYWEIQAHEPEEFWLIKCSHRSDEGVANFSWERGHLFDYTCAVIIYEMCIEEPTATVTKVTPKEKPKYPPHPLSTIELEKRASRYFRMSSERTMKVAEELYQGGFISYPRTETDNFSSRTDLHAIVQEQQGHPEWGIYAQRLLDPGAGLWRNPRGGGHDDQAHPPIHPTKFSAGESGWSQDHRKLYELVVRHFLACVSKPALGAETTVEIDIAGERFSACGRVILERNYLDIYIYDRWDGSMIPNYAIGEQFIPTTLTLDPGKTNPPPLLSEADLLSRMDKECIGTDATMHDHIKKLLDRFYATKDANMCFTPTNLGEALVMGYDDMGYKLWKPDLRAVMERDMKSVSEGNKSKAEVLDTSLQQMKTCFLDARLNKVKLLEAMAIFFERLNRVGSDEQNGTGVVVRRCRLCQESDMVLKKNRDGNFMVGCRSYPQCRSVVWLPGSISEAVVTTNACNNCTPGPVYLIQFKFQQLKIPPSYNVNHLGCIGGCDEILTQLTEICGTGSRMPARGRGPTASTSNVHHTNPRSTASTSNAHHTNPRQAVCSHCQETGHSSNDCPSQTRRSRNPQYPGMNQQNAAAKIEI, translated from the exons ATGGGTGGACGCGCCATAACCGTCCTAAACGTGGCAGAGAAGCCGTCGGTGGCGAAATCGGTGGCGAGCATACTCTCTCGCAACCAAGGCCTTCGAGTAAGGGACGGTCGTTCTCGCTACAACAGAATCTTCGAATTCAACTACACCATTCGAGGTCAACCCTGTCAAATGCTCTTCACCTCCGTCCTCGGTCACCTCATGGAGCTTGACTTCGACGATCGTTACCGGAAATGGCACTCGTGTGATCCCGCCGATCTCTTCCAGGCTCCGGTTCATAAATTCGTTCCCGAG GATAAAAAGGATATCAAGAGGACATTAGAGGAAGAAGCTAGGCGGTGTCAGTGGCTTATTTTGTGGCTTGATTGCGATAGGGAAGGTGAGAATATCGCGTTTGAAGTTATCAATGTGTGTACTGCGGCAAATCCGAATCTTACTATTAAGAGAGCTCGATTTTCTGCATTGATTGACAG GGAAATCCATCAGGCTGTGCAAAATCTTGTCGAGCCTAATAAGTGGTTTGCTGATGCCGTAGATGCTAGGCAG gaAATAGATCTCCGTATAGGTGCCACTTTCACCAGATTTCAGACCATGTTAATGAAAGATGCTTTTGTCATAGACACTGTTACAGATGGCAGAAATACTGTCTTGAGTTATGGGCCTTGCCAG TTCCCTACGCTTGGATTTGTTGTGGAAAGATACTGGGAGATACAAGCACATGAACCGGAAGAGTTTTGGTTAATCAAATGTTCTCATAGATCAGATGAAGGCGTTGCTAATTTCAGCTGGGA GCGGGGACATTTGTTTGATTATACATGTGCTGTCATAATATATGAGATGTGCATCGAGGAACCAACTGCAACC GTGACAAAAGTAACACCAAAGGAGAAGCCAAAGTATCCTCCCCATCCCCTGAGTACTATTGAGCTTGAGAAACGGGCCTCACGATACTTCCGTATGAGCTCTGAGCGCACAATGAAG gtGGCAGAAGAACTTTACCAAGGTGGTTTCATCAGTTATCCTCGTACAGAAACTGATAACTTTTCTTCAAGGACCGATTTGCAT GCAATTGTGCAAGAACAACAAGGGCATCCTGAGTGGGGAATATATGCACAACGGTTGCTGGACCCTGGGGCGGGACTTTGGAGAAACCCTAGAGGTGGTGGACATGATGACCAGGCTCATCCACCCATCCACCCCACCAAATTTTCTGCTGGAGAATCAGGATGGAGTCAAGACCATCGT AAACTGTATGAGTTGGTTGTTCGCCACTTCCTGGCATGTGTCTCAAAGCCGGCCTTAGGAGCTGAAACCACAGTGGAAATTGACATTGCTGGTGAACGATTTTCGGCATGTGGGAGGGTGATTCTAGAG AGAAACTACTTGGATATCTATATCTATGATAGATGGGATGGATCAATGATTCCGAATTATGCTATCGGTGAACAG TTCATTCCAACAACATTGACCCTTGATCCCGGAAAAACTAATCCACCACCTCTTCTTAGTGAAGCGGATTTGCTGAGCCGTATGGATAAG GAGTGCATTGGTACGGATGCTACGATGCACGATCACATCAAGAAGCTGCTTGATCGATTTTATGCAACTAAGGATGCAAACATGTGTTTCACACCAACTAATCTG GGTGAGGCACTTGTTATGGGATATGATGACATGGG GTATAAACTATGGAAACCAGATCTTAGAGCAGTTATGGAACGAGATATGAAGTCAGTCAGTGAAGGGAATAAAAGCAAAGCTGAAGTTTTGGATACTAGCTTGCAGCAGATGAAAACTTGTTTCTTAGAT GCAAGattaaataaagttaaacttTTAGAAGCTATGgcaatattttttgaaag ATTAAATAGAGTTGGCAGTGATGAGCAGAATGGAACTGGGGTAGTTGTTCGACGGTGTAGACTTTGCCAAGAATCAGATATGGTGCTAAAGAAAAATCGA GATGGCAATTTTATGGTTGGATGCCGTAGTTACCCTCag TGTAGAAGTGTTGTCTGGCTCCCTGGATCAATATCAGAAGCGGTTGTGACCACCAATGCTTGCAACAATTGCACTCCTG GTCCTGTTTACCTAATTCAATTCAAGTTTCAGCAGCTGAAAATACCACCAAGCTACAATGTCAACCATTTGG GTTGCATTGGTGGCTGCGATGAGATTCTTACACAGTTGACAGAAATATGTGGTACCGGCTCCCGCATGCCAG CAAGAGGTCGAGGACCTACTGCATCAACCAGCAACGTCCATCATACCAACCCAAGGTCTACTGCATCAACCAGCAACGCCCATCATACCAACCCAAGGCAAGCAGTTTGTTCGCACTGTCAAGAAACAGGGCATTCTTCTAATGACTGTCCTTCACAGACTCGACGCTCCAGGAATCCCCAATATCCTGGAATGAACCAACAAAATG CAGCtgccaaaattgaaatttaa
- the LOC11428648 gene encoding DNA topoisomerase 3-alpha isoform X1, producing MGGRAITVLNVAEKPSVAKSVASILSRNQGLRVRDGRSRYNRIFEFNYTIRGQPCQMLFTSVLGHLMELDFDDRYRKWHSCDPADLFQAPVHKFVPEDKKDIKRTLEEEARRCQWLILWLDCDREGENIAFEVINVCTAANPNLTIKRARFSALIDREIHQAVQNLVEPNKWFADAVDARQEIDLRIGATFTRFQTMLMKDAFVIDTVTDGRNTVLSYGPCQFPTLGFVVERYWEIQAHEPEEFWLIKCSHRSDEGVANFSWERGHLFDYTCAVIIYEMCIEEPTATVTKVTPKEKPKYPPHPLSTIELEKRASRYFRMSSERTMKVAEELYQGGFISYPRTETDNFSSRTDLHAIVQEQQGHPEWGIYAQRLLDPGAGLWRNPRGGGHDDQAHPPIHPTKFSAGESGWSQDHRKLYELVVRHFLACVSKPALGAETTVEIDIAGERFSACGRVILERNYLDIYIYDRWDGSMIPNYAIGEQFIPTTLTLDPGKTNPPPLLSEADLLSRMDKECIGTDATMHDHIKKLLDRFYATKDANMCFTPTNLGEALVMGYDDMGYKLWKPDLRAVMERDMKSVSEGNKSKAEVLDTSLQQMKTCFLDARLNKVKLLEAMAIFFERLNRVGSDEQNGTGVVVRRCRLCQESDMVLKKNRDGNFMVGCRSYPQCRSVVWLPGSISEAVVTTNACNNCTPGPVYLIQFKFQQLKIPPSYNVNHLGCIGGCDEILTQLTEICGTGSRMPARGRGPTASTSNVHHTNPRSTASTSNAHHTNPRQAVCSHCQETGHSSNDCPSQTRRSRNPQYPGMNQQNGESSVACSSCGTPCGLQTANTDSNRGRDFYSCQTQGCRFFVRWVDDLNNGSEGRSFPRSNSTPASNRGRNGGRGSRGRGRNGSNSSNGTFVSATGDPISDRRCYTCGDPSHFANVCPNRGGL from the exons ATGGGTGGACGCGCCATAACCGTCCTAAACGTGGCAGAGAAGCCGTCGGTGGCGAAATCGGTGGCGAGCATACTCTCTCGCAACCAAGGCCTTCGAGTAAGGGACGGTCGTTCTCGCTACAACAGAATCTTCGAATTCAACTACACCATTCGAGGTCAACCCTGTCAAATGCTCTTCACCTCCGTCCTCGGTCACCTCATGGAGCTTGACTTCGACGATCGTTACCGGAAATGGCACTCGTGTGATCCCGCCGATCTCTTCCAGGCTCCGGTTCATAAATTCGTTCCCGAG GATAAAAAGGATATCAAGAGGACATTAGAGGAAGAAGCTAGGCGGTGTCAGTGGCTTATTTTGTGGCTTGATTGCGATAGGGAAGGTGAGAATATCGCGTTTGAAGTTATCAATGTGTGTACTGCGGCAAATCCGAATCTTACTATTAAGAGAGCTCGATTTTCTGCATTGATTGACAG GGAAATCCATCAGGCTGTGCAAAATCTTGTCGAGCCTAATAAGTGGTTTGCTGATGCCGTAGATGCTAGGCAG gaAATAGATCTCCGTATAGGTGCCACTTTCACCAGATTTCAGACCATGTTAATGAAAGATGCTTTTGTCATAGACACTGTTACAGATGGCAGAAATACTGTCTTGAGTTATGGGCCTTGCCAG TTCCCTACGCTTGGATTTGTTGTGGAAAGATACTGGGAGATACAAGCACATGAACCGGAAGAGTTTTGGTTAATCAAATGTTCTCATAGATCAGATGAAGGCGTTGCTAATTTCAGCTGGGA GCGGGGACATTTGTTTGATTATACATGTGCTGTCATAATATATGAGATGTGCATCGAGGAACCAACTGCAACC GTGACAAAAGTAACACCAAAGGAGAAGCCAAAGTATCCTCCCCATCCCCTGAGTACTATTGAGCTTGAGAAACGGGCCTCACGATACTTCCGTATGAGCTCTGAGCGCACAATGAAG gtGGCAGAAGAACTTTACCAAGGTGGTTTCATCAGTTATCCTCGTACAGAAACTGATAACTTTTCTTCAAGGACCGATTTGCAT GCAATTGTGCAAGAACAACAAGGGCATCCTGAGTGGGGAATATATGCACAACGGTTGCTGGACCCTGGGGCGGGACTTTGGAGAAACCCTAGAGGTGGTGGACATGATGACCAGGCTCATCCACCCATCCACCCCACCAAATTTTCTGCTGGAGAATCAGGATGGAGTCAAGACCATCGT AAACTGTATGAGTTGGTTGTTCGCCACTTCCTGGCATGTGTCTCAAAGCCGGCCTTAGGAGCTGAAACCACAGTGGAAATTGACATTGCTGGTGAACGATTTTCGGCATGTGGGAGGGTGATTCTAGAG AGAAACTACTTGGATATCTATATCTATGATAGATGGGATGGATCAATGATTCCGAATTATGCTATCGGTGAACAG TTCATTCCAACAACATTGACCCTTGATCCCGGAAAAACTAATCCACCACCTCTTCTTAGTGAAGCGGATTTGCTGAGCCGTATGGATAAG GAGTGCATTGGTACGGATGCTACGATGCACGATCACATCAAGAAGCTGCTTGATCGATTTTATGCAACTAAGGATGCAAACATGTGTTTCACACCAACTAATCTG GGTGAGGCACTTGTTATGGGATATGATGACATGGG GTATAAACTATGGAAACCAGATCTTAGAGCAGTTATGGAACGAGATATGAAGTCAGTCAGTGAAGGGAATAAAAGCAAAGCTGAAGTTTTGGATACTAGCTTGCAGCAGATGAAAACTTGTTTCTTAGAT GCAAGattaaataaagttaaacttTTAGAAGCTATGgcaatattttttgaaag ATTAAATAGAGTTGGCAGTGATGAGCAGAATGGAACTGGGGTAGTTGTTCGACGGTGTAGACTTTGCCAAGAATCAGATATGGTGCTAAAGAAAAATCGA GATGGCAATTTTATGGTTGGATGCCGTAGTTACCCTCag TGTAGAAGTGTTGTCTGGCTCCCTGGATCAATATCAGAAGCGGTTGTGACCACCAATGCTTGCAACAATTGCACTCCTG GTCCTGTTTACCTAATTCAATTCAAGTTTCAGCAGCTGAAAATACCACCAAGCTACAATGTCAACCATTTGG GTTGCATTGGTGGCTGCGATGAGATTCTTACACAGTTGACAGAAATATGTGGTACCGGCTCCCGCATGCCAG CAAGAGGTCGAGGACCTACTGCATCAACCAGCAACGTCCATCATACCAACCCAAGGTCTACTGCATCAACCAGCAACGCCCATCATACCAACCCAAGGCAAGCAGTTTGTTCGCACTGTCAAGAAACAGGGCATTCTTCTAATGACTGTCCTTCACAGACTCGACGCTCCAGGAATCCCCAATATCCTGGAATGAACCAACAAAATG GGGAATCTTCTGTTGCATGCAGCTCGTGTGGAACCCCGTGTGGTTTGCAAACTGCAAATACAGATAGTAACAGGGGCAGGGATTTCTACTCATGTCAAACACAGGGGTGCAGATTCTTTGT AAGATGGGTGGATGACCTCAACAATGGCAGTGAAGGAAGAAGTTTTCCACGTTCAAATAGTACTCCAGCATCCAACCGTGGTCGAAATGGTGGCCGTGGATCTCGTGGTAGGGGTCGCAATGGATCTAATTCTTCTAATGGGACATTTGTGTCAGCCACTGGTGATCCTATTTCTGATAGAAGGTGCTATACATGCGGTGATCCATCTCACTTTGCTAATGTTTGCCCCAATCGTGGTGGACTCTGA
- the LOC11428648 gene encoding DNA topoisomerase 3-alpha isoform X2: MGGRAITVLNVAEKPSVAKSVASILSRNQGLRVRDGRSRYNRIFEFNYTIRGQPCQMLFTSVLGHLMELDFDDRYRKWHSCDPADLFQAPVHKFVPEDKKDIKRTLEEEARRCQWLILWLDCDREGENIAFEVINVCTAANPNLTIKRARFSALIDREIHQAVQNLVEPNKWFADAVDARQEIDLRIGATFTRFQTMLMKDAFVIDTVTDGRNTVLSYGPCQFPTLGFVVERYWEIQAHEPEEFWLIKCSHRSDEGVANFSWERGHLFDYTCAVIIYEMCIEEPTATVTKVTPKEKPKYPPHPLSTIELEKRASRYFRMSSERTMKVAEELYQGGFISYPRTETDNFSSRTDLHAIVQEQQGHPEWGIYAQRLLDPGAGLWRNPRGGGHDDQAHPPIHPTKFSAGESGWSQDHRKLYELVVRHFLACVSKPALGAETTVEIDIAGERFSACGRVILERNYLDIYIYDRWDGSMIPNYAIGEQFIPTTLTLDPGKTNPPPLLSEADLLSRMDKECIGTDATMHDHIKKLLDRFYATKDANMCFTPTNLGEALVMGYDDMGYKLWKPDLRAVMERDMKSVSEGNKSKAEVLDTSLQQMKTCFLDARLNKVKLLEAMAIFFERLNRVGSDEQNGTGVVVRRCRLCQESDMVLKKNRDGNFMVGCRSYPQCRSVVWLPGSISEAVVTTNACNNCTPGPVYLIQFKFQQLKIPPSYNVNHLGCIGGCDEILTQLTEICGTGSRMPARGRGPTASTSNVHHTNPRSTASTSNAHHTNPRQAVCSHCQETGHSSNDCPSQTRRSRNPQYPGMNQQNEDGWMTSTMAVKEEVFHVQIVLQHPTVVEMVAVDLVVGVAMDLILLMGHLCQPLVILFLIEGAIHAVIHLTLLMFAPIVVDSDALMILISHIEGKTWCFACFF, translated from the exons ATGGGTGGACGCGCCATAACCGTCCTAAACGTGGCAGAGAAGCCGTCGGTGGCGAAATCGGTGGCGAGCATACTCTCTCGCAACCAAGGCCTTCGAGTAAGGGACGGTCGTTCTCGCTACAACAGAATCTTCGAATTCAACTACACCATTCGAGGTCAACCCTGTCAAATGCTCTTCACCTCCGTCCTCGGTCACCTCATGGAGCTTGACTTCGACGATCGTTACCGGAAATGGCACTCGTGTGATCCCGCCGATCTCTTCCAGGCTCCGGTTCATAAATTCGTTCCCGAG GATAAAAAGGATATCAAGAGGACATTAGAGGAAGAAGCTAGGCGGTGTCAGTGGCTTATTTTGTGGCTTGATTGCGATAGGGAAGGTGAGAATATCGCGTTTGAAGTTATCAATGTGTGTACTGCGGCAAATCCGAATCTTACTATTAAGAGAGCTCGATTTTCTGCATTGATTGACAG GGAAATCCATCAGGCTGTGCAAAATCTTGTCGAGCCTAATAAGTGGTTTGCTGATGCCGTAGATGCTAGGCAG gaAATAGATCTCCGTATAGGTGCCACTTTCACCAGATTTCAGACCATGTTAATGAAAGATGCTTTTGTCATAGACACTGTTACAGATGGCAGAAATACTGTCTTGAGTTATGGGCCTTGCCAG TTCCCTACGCTTGGATTTGTTGTGGAAAGATACTGGGAGATACAAGCACATGAACCGGAAGAGTTTTGGTTAATCAAATGTTCTCATAGATCAGATGAAGGCGTTGCTAATTTCAGCTGGGA GCGGGGACATTTGTTTGATTATACATGTGCTGTCATAATATATGAGATGTGCATCGAGGAACCAACTGCAACC GTGACAAAAGTAACACCAAAGGAGAAGCCAAAGTATCCTCCCCATCCCCTGAGTACTATTGAGCTTGAGAAACGGGCCTCACGATACTTCCGTATGAGCTCTGAGCGCACAATGAAG gtGGCAGAAGAACTTTACCAAGGTGGTTTCATCAGTTATCCTCGTACAGAAACTGATAACTTTTCTTCAAGGACCGATTTGCAT GCAATTGTGCAAGAACAACAAGGGCATCCTGAGTGGGGAATATATGCACAACGGTTGCTGGACCCTGGGGCGGGACTTTGGAGAAACCCTAGAGGTGGTGGACATGATGACCAGGCTCATCCACCCATCCACCCCACCAAATTTTCTGCTGGAGAATCAGGATGGAGTCAAGACCATCGT AAACTGTATGAGTTGGTTGTTCGCCACTTCCTGGCATGTGTCTCAAAGCCGGCCTTAGGAGCTGAAACCACAGTGGAAATTGACATTGCTGGTGAACGATTTTCGGCATGTGGGAGGGTGATTCTAGAG AGAAACTACTTGGATATCTATATCTATGATAGATGGGATGGATCAATGATTCCGAATTATGCTATCGGTGAACAG TTCATTCCAACAACATTGACCCTTGATCCCGGAAAAACTAATCCACCACCTCTTCTTAGTGAAGCGGATTTGCTGAGCCGTATGGATAAG GAGTGCATTGGTACGGATGCTACGATGCACGATCACATCAAGAAGCTGCTTGATCGATTTTATGCAACTAAGGATGCAAACATGTGTTTCACACCAACTAATCTG GGTGAGGCACTTGTTATGGGATATGATGACATGGG GTATAAACTATGGAAACCAGATCTTAGAGCAGTTATGGAACGAGATATGAAGTCAGTCAGTGAAGGGAATAAAAGCAAAGCTGAAGTTTTGGATACTAGCTTGCAGCAGATGAAAACTTGTTTCTTAGAT GCAAGattaaataaagttaaacttTTAGAAGCTATGgcaatattttttgaaag ATTAAATAGAGTTGGCAGTGATGAGCAGAATGGAACTGGGGTAGTTGTTCGACGGTGTAGACTTTGCCAAGAATCAGATATGGTGCTAAAGAAAAATCGA GATGGCAATTTTATGGTTGGATGCCGTAGTTACCCTCag TGTAGAAGTGTTGTCTGGCTCCCTGGATCAATATCAGAAGCGGTTGTGACCACCAATGCTTGCAACAATTGCACTCCTG GTCCTGTTTACCTAATTCAATTCAAGTTTCAGCAGCTGAAAATACCACCAAGCTACAATGTCAACCATTTGG GTTGCATTGGTGGCTGCGATGAGATTCTTACACAGTTGACAGAAATATGTGGTACCGGCTCCCGCATGCCAG CAAGAGGTCGAGGACCTACTGCATCAACCAGCAACGTCCATCATACCAACCCAAGGTCTACTGCATCAACCAGCAACGCCCATCATACCAACCCAAGGCAAGCAGTTTGTTCGCACTGTCAAGAAACAGGGCATTCTTCTAATGACTGTCCTTCACAGACTCGACGCTCCAGGAATCCCCAATATCCTGGAATGAACCAACAAAATG AAGATGGGTGGATGACCTCAACAATGGCAGTGAAGGAAGAAGTTTTCCACGTTCAAATAGTACTCCAGCATCCAACCGTGGTCGAAATGGTGGCCGTGGATCTCGTGGTAGGGGTCGCAATGGATCTAATTCTTCTAATGGGACATTTGTGTCAGCCACTGGTGATCCTATTTCTGATAGAAGGTGCTATACATGCGGTGATCCATCTCACTTTGCTAATGTTTGCCCCAATCGTGGTGGACTCTGATGCCTTAATGATTCTTATCAGTCATATAGAAGGAAAAACTTGgtgttttgcatgttttttttga